The proteins below come from a single Vanacampus margaritifer isolate UIUO_Vmar chromosome 10, RoL_Vmar_1.0, whole genome shotgun sequence genomic window:
- the LOC144059473 gene encoding uncharacterized protein LOC144059473, whose amino-acid sequence MPREGKRSEAAKRQWKKLDLAALELSPNSAPQHVSSVGAKALVPGRGTGWRHRVREWPVSAVTGRRHKLVIPSLNQDNKFVLVVGDSHLRAIADGVVKLPEGHFSFGVMSTPGASASELRAEVLNAVLPRSPEAVCILAPSNNLGRPIAEAATDFGQFLRTVCSRWPNVVVLDFPPRLTVELAQQDLLRQEYHRVAVIMAGLLN is encoded by the exons ATGCCGCGGGAGGGGAAGCGTTCAGAGGCAGCCAAGCGCCAATGGAAGAAGCTGGACCTTGCTGCTCTGGAACTGAGCCCAAACAGCGCACCCCAGCAT GTGTCCTCTGTTGGTGCCAAGGCTCTGGTACCAG GCAGAGGCACTGGCTGGCGCCACAGAGTTCGGGAATGGCCAGTTTCAGCTGTGACTGGGCGGAGGCACAAACTGGTCATTCCATCACTGAACCAGGACAACAAg tttGTCCTGGTTGTTGGTGACTCCCACCTGCGAGCCATTGCCGATGGGGTTGTGAAGCTGCCGGAGGGACATTTCTCTTTTGGCGTGATGTCCACCCCGGGTGCCAGTGCCTCCGAGTTGCGTGCTGAGGTGCTGAATGCTGTTCTGCCTCGGTCACCCGAGGCGGTCTGCATTTTGGCTCCCAGCAACAACTTGGGCCGCCCCATCGCTGAGGCAGCGACTGACTTTGGCCAGTTCTTGCGCACCGTCTGCAGCCGCTGGCCCAAC GTTGTTGTCCTGGACTTCCCCCCTCGTCTGACCGTCGAGCTGGCCCAGCAGGACCTTTTACGCCAGGAGTACCACCGGGTGGCAGTAATTATGG CGGGACTCTTGaactaa
- the LOC144058886 gene encoding uncharacterized protein LOC144058886 translates to MRDFGSQHAAEGEASEAAKRQWKKLDLAALEVRPNSAPQHVSSVGAKALVPGRGTGWRHRVREWPVSAVTGRRHKLVIPSLNQDNKFVLVVGDSHLRAIADGVVKLPEGHFSFGVMSTPGASASELRAEVLNAVLPRSPEAVCILAPSNNLGRPIAEAAADFGQFLRTVCSRWPNVVVLDFPPRLTVELAQQDLLRQEYHRVAALMGIRYLSVAGHFPLSQLHLWCRDGVHLSDSDGMPVLARLLWDAVNMRMERTAF, encoded by the exons atgagggatttcggaagt CAGCATGCCGCGGAAGGGGAAGCGTCAGAGGCAGCCAAGCGCCAATGGAAGAAGCTGGACCTTGCTGCTCTGGAAGTGAGGCCAAACAGCGCACCCCAGCAT GTGTCCTCTGTTGGTGCCAAGGCTCTGGTACCAG GCAGAGGCACTGGCTGGCGCCACAGAGTTCGGGAATGGCCAGTTTCAGCTGTGACTGGGCGGAGGCACAAACTGGTCATTCCATCACTGAACCAGGACAACAAg tttGTCCTGGTTGTTGGTGACTCCCACCTGCGAGCCATTGCCGATGGGGTTGTGAAGCTGCCGGAGGGACATTTCTCTTTTGGCGTGATGTCCACCCCGGGTGCCAGTGCCTCCGAGTTGCGTGCTGAGGTGCTGAATGCTGTTCTGCCTCGGTCACCCGAGGCGGTCTGCATTTTGGCTCCCAGCAACAACTTGGGCCGCCCCATCGCTGAGGCAGCGGCTGACTTTGGCCAGTTCTTGCGCACCGTCTGCAGCCGCTGGCCCAAC GTTGTTGTCCTGGACTTCCCCCCTCGTCTGACCGTCGAGCTGGCCCAGCAGGACCTTTTACGCCAGGAGTACCACCGGGTGGCAGCACTTATGG GTATTCGCTACCTATCTGTTGCTGGCCACTTCCCGCTGTCACAGCTTCACTTGTGGTGTAGAGACGGG GTACACCTCAGTGACAGCGATGGGATGCCGGTGCTTGCGCGGTTGCTGTGGGATGCTGTCAACATGCGGATGGAGAGGACtgctttctga